GTAAAAGTTTTATCTCAAAGCGGATTTAAAATTGAACTTGCTTTAGTGGAGGGGTAATGTTTGAAAAATATCCTTTTGAAAAATTAAACGAATTACTAGAAAATATTTCTCATCCAAATGAGGTAATATCTTTAACAATAGGTGAGCCTCAGTTTGAAACTCCGGAATTTATTCAGAAAGAATTATGTAAAAATGCAAAATTTTTAAATAAATATGCAAAAACAAGCGGTGAAGAAGTTTTAAAAAAATCTCAGAGGGATTTTGTAAAAAGAAGATTTAATGTAGAATTAGATAAAGATGAATTAATTCCAACGTTTGGAACAAGGGAAGTTTTATTTAATTTTCCTCTTTTCCTAAGACCCTCAAAAACAGCTTTTCCCAATCCTTTTTATCAAATATATGAAGGTGCAGCCATTGCTGCTGGAAGTAAAATAAATTATTTGGAACTGAATGAAAAAAATAATTTTAAACCAAGTTTAAACCAGCTTGATGGGGATGAAGATTTTATTATATTAAATTCTCCAAATAATCCTACGGCAAGTGTTATGAGTTTGGATGAACTGTGTGAGTGGGTAGAATATGCCTTGAAAAAAGATGTTGTAGTTTTGAATGATGAATGTTACAGCGAAATTTATACAAACAACCCTCCGCCATCAATTCTTGAAGCAAGTATAAAAATAGGAAATAAAAATTTTAAAAATGTTTTAGCGATTAATTCCATTTCAAAAAGAAGTTCGGCACCGGGCCTTAGAAGTGGATTTATTGCGGGAGATAAGAGAATACTTAAAGATTATCTTAATTTTAGAACCTATACAGGGTGCGCTATTCCGCTTCCTTTGCAGTATGCTGCTAAGCTGGCATGGGACGATGAAAAGTATCCGGCTATTTTTAGAGAAGAATATAAAAAAAATTTTGAAAGAGCTGAAAAAATTTTAGGAATTGAAATTCCTGAAGCTACTTTTTATATCTGGTTAAAAGTGGGTGATGATATAGATTTTACAAAAGAAGCGTATAAAAGGGGTGTAAAAGTACTGCCGGGCAGATATATGGGAAGAAACGGAGCCGGTGAGGGATATGTAAGGATAGCCTTGGTTTATGATGAGGAAAAAACAAAAAAAGCGCTTAATATTTTAAAGGAGATTTTATGAGTTTGGTAGATAAATATAAAAAACTAGATGAATTGGTGGTTAAAGACAAAGAAGAGGAGGTTAATGATACTTTTAAGGAAATTTTGGAAGAGACTTTTAAAAAAATAAATAAAAAAATAGAAGAACAAAAAACACTTGATATAAAAAATCCTGAAGAAAAAATGGCAGTTAGAGCTATGATGGAATATATGCTTGAACTTTGGGATGAGGGTGCTACAGATGAAGCTAAACAGGTCGGATATGATATGGTTTATTTAGTGGATGATGCCAGACTAAAAGAAATGTTTACACTTTTTGTAATAGGAATATTGGCCGGTTTAAGCCTTGATAAATTTTTTGAAAAATATATTGATTTAAGAGAAATTTATGAAGATTACTTTTTTACCGGTTTTAATGATGAAATAGATGAACTTGTAGAAAAATATAAAGACCAGTTTGTAAAAGAGTTTCAAGAGTGAAATTATATTTTATCGGTATTGGCGGGATTGGGCTCAGTGCACTGGCTAGATGGTGCAAAAAAAAAGGTTTTGATGTTAAAGGAAGTGATATACATTCTACCCCGTTAACCCAAAAACTACAAAATGAGGGAATAGAAGTTTTTATTCCTCAAAAAGAAGAAAATATCAATGGTGATATAGATTTAATTGTATATACTGCAGTTGCAAGGGAAAATAATCCTGAAAGGGTTGCAGCCAAGAAAAAAGGTGTTAAAATTCTTAGCAGACGTGAATTCCTACCATTTATATTGAATGATAAAAAAGTTCTTTCAGTTTGTGGAGCGCATGGCAAAAGCACTACTACTGCAATATTAGCTTCTATTTTACCTAATGCTAATGCTTTAATTGGAGCAGAAAGTAAAGATTTTAATTCAAATGCAAAATTTAGTAACAGTGAATTAATGGTGTTTGAAGCGGATGAAAGCGACGGTAGTTTCATAGATTCAAACCCCTATGTTGCGGTTGTTACAAATACTGAACCCGAGCATATGGAATTTTATAATCACGATTTAGAGCTTTTTTATTCTCATTATGAAAAATTTTTAAAAAAAGCACAAATCAGGGTGGTAAACGGAAATGATGAATTTATAAAAAAACTTGATTTACCTATGAAAAAAGTGTATTTAAAAGATGCAAGAAATATAAGATACGAACTGAGGAATGATTTGCCAAAAACAATATTTGAATACAGGGGATATGAATTTGAGGTATATGGGTTTGGCGAACATTTGGTTTTGGATGCCCTTCTTGCAATCGAAGCTGCGAATGAGTTTATTTCACTTAATGAGATTGCAAAAAATATTAAAAATTATAAGGGAATCAAAAAAAGATTCGATATCCTGCAGCAGGATGATGATTTTATTTTAATCGATGATTACGGACACCATCCTACAGAAATAAAAGCGACATTAAGCAGTGCAAAAAAATATGCCATGCTTAACGGCATAGATAAAATAACTGCAATCTGGCAGCCTCATAAATATTCAAGAACTGTTGATAATCTTCAAGGCTTTATAGAATGTTTTGAAGGGGTTGATGAACTCGTGATATTGCCTGTATGGTCGGCAGGGGAGGAAAAAGTTGAAATTGATTTTGAAAAATATTTTGCAAAATATAAACCTATTTTTGCTGATAAAATTAAAGCTGACAGAAAAAATATTATGTTAATTAGAGATGATGAAATTATAAAAAAAATTAATGATGGTTTGATAATAGGTTTTGGAGCGGGGGATATTACTTATCAGTTGAGGGGAAATAAATAGGAAAAAGGTCAATTTAAATGATTTATTTTTATAAAGGTAAAAATAATATTTTAGAAAACAATAAAAAAAATACTCATAATAAAAATTCTGATAAAGAAGAAGATTATAAAAATATTATTCATATTATTCAAAAAGAATTTTCAAAAGTTTTAGATGTTCAGAATTTATCTTTTTTAATCGGTGCTGGGTGTTCTTCTTTTTTAAATAAAAATGATGAAGAAATAGGTGTTCCCACAATGCAACCTATGGCAAAAGAATTTTATAGTAATCTTTCTAACGAGGATAAAAATTTTATTAAGAATGAAATAAAAATTAATATTAATGATGAACAATTAGAAAAAAATTTAGAAAAATTTTTAGAAATTTTATATGCTTATAAATTTTTATTAGATAATCAAGCTCAAGATATAAAAAAAATTTCAAATTTAATTAATAAAACAAAAGAATTTATATTTAATAAATGTAATATTAAATCTAAAGAAGTAATTGAAATTTATAAAAAATTTTATAGAAAACTTTTATATAGAGATAATAATTTAACTAAAACTAATATCTTTACTACTAATTATGATATTTTTAATGAAATTGCTCTAGAACAATTAGGTGTTATTTATACAAATGGATTTACTGGATTTATTGAGAGGTATTTTAATCCTTCAACTTTTAATTATGCTTATGCTGAACAATTAGATTTAAATAATAAAAAATGGAATGTTATAGATAATTTTATTTATTTATATAAATTACATGGCTCTATTACATGGATAGAAGATGAAACAACAAATGCATTATTTAAAATAAAAGAGATTCAAAAGCCACAATTTCAAGAAGAAAATAATTATATGATTTATCCAACTCCAATGAAACAAAATTCAAGCTTTGGTTCTCCGTATTCTGATTTATTTAGAGAGTTTCAAAAAAAATTAATGCAAAATAATAATGTCTTAGTAACGATAGGTTATAGTTTTAGTGATGAGCATATCAATAATTTAATATATCAAGCTTTGACAATTCCTACTTTTAGATTAATAATTATAGGAAATTATAAAAGTAAAAATATTAATAAATTATTTAATTTAGATGATTCAAGAATATGGATTATTGGAGAAGAAAATAGACTTCTTTCAAAACTAAGGAAAATGAAATTTGATCATTTCTCAAAACAACTAACTTTTAAAGACTTTGATTACCAATGGACTGAGTTTTGTAAGAAGTCTAATGAAATACCCTTACATTTTTTTAATAAATTTATTGATGAAATTATGCCTGATATGGAAGAAGAAAAAATTGAAGAGAAAATAAAACAAATTTCTAAATTGTTTATGGGGCAATAATGTATTTTGATAATAAAGAAAGAGTAATAGGAAAAGTAATTTCAATAAATAGTGAAAAGTTTGGAGTGGAATTATTAAAAGGAATAAAAAATTTTAATATAAATGGTTTTGATGATATTCATTATTTCGCACAATTAAATAGTTATGTTGTAATACCTTATCAAAATTTTTATATTGTGTGTGAAGTAATTAGTATTAGAGAAAAAGATGAAAATAATTATCAAACTTCAAAAGAACAAGAAATTAACAAAATTTTATCTAATAAATATTTAGATGTTTATCCTTTAGGAACTATTAAAGATAATAAATTTGAATTTGGAGTTTCTGTTTTTCCTACTCTATATAGCGATGTTTTATATATAAAAGATGAAGAATTAGATATTATTTTTAACATTTCAAGTATAGAAGAAGAAATAGATGGAAATAATACTAAATTAAATTCACTTTCAATAGGAATGTCTTCAGTATTTAAAGATTATGATATAAAAATAAATATTGATAATTTTTTTGGTTCTCATAGTGCAGTTTTAGGAAATACTGGAAGTGGAAAATCTTGTACTATTGCTTCAATGCTTCAACAATTATTTAAAAAGAAAAATTTTTCTGCAACTGGAGCGACTTTTATTATTTTTGATACAAATGGAGAATATAAAAAAGCATTTGAAAAATTAAAAACGCAAAATAATGATGTAGATATTTATTATACATCTTTAAATGATGAAAAAAATCCTTTTTATTTACCACATCATTTTATGAATATTGAAGAATGGGAACTTTTATTACAAGCGAGTGAAAAATCTCAATTGCCTATTTTAAGAAACGCTTTAGGATTTGCCACTTTATTTGAAGAAAATAATAATGAAAATTATAAGAAAAAAATAAAAAATCATATTATTGCTTCTTGTATTTTAGAAATTTATACTTCAGAACCATCTCCTATAGCTAAATATCAGAAGATTAAAAGTTTATTTAATAAAGCTGAATTTGATAATTATGATACAATAGAAGGATATAATGGTCAATATGGAAATTTTTCAGATGAGAAAAAAGAAGCAGAATTTTTAAATGTTATGAAAGAAAATTTATTAAATGAAGAATTTAAAATTCCTAATTATAAAGAAGGGGTATATTTTGAATTTGATAAATTAAGTGAATATTTGGAATTAGCAATTTTGTATGAAGAAGCAAATGGAAATAAACAAATACGGAATTATTGTGCTCCTTTATTGACACGGACTGAAATTATTCAACATAGAGAAGATTTTAAATTTTTAAAAAAAGAAAATGAAAAAATTGAAGATTATTTGTTGAAATTTTTAGGAATTGTAAAAATGCCTATTTTTAAAGAATTTAGCCAATATATTAAAAAAACTCAAATTACAATTATTGATTTAAATGAAGTAGAAGATGAAATTGTAGAAATAATTTCATCTGTATTTACAAGGATTATATTCGATTTTTTAAAAAAACAAAAAGATAGAAATGTTTTTCCGATAAATTTAATTTTAGAAGAAGCACATAGATATATTGCATATGATTCTAAACGAACATTTTTAAGAGCAAGTCAAATTTTTGATAGAGTAGCTAAAGAAGGTAGAAAATATGGCCTTTTCTTAATGATTTCATCTCAAAGACCAAGTGAATTATCTAAAACTGTTTTATCCCAATGTAATAATTTTATTGTCCATAGAATTCAAAATCCTGATGATTTATTGCATATAAGACAAATGACTCCTCATATTTCTGATACAATTTTAAAAAAATTGCCATCTATCCCTACACAACATGCTTTAATTTTTGGTAATGCAGTTAATATACCAGCTTTATTTAAAGTCAATGAGGCTAATCCTTTACCAAAAAGTGATAATAATGAAATATCTAAAAATTGGTTTGTTGAAAAAAATAAAGATTATAAATTTTTATTTGATTAATTGATTCAAATATCTTTTAACATCCTCCAAAATTTTTAAATCCTTTGTTTCATCAAAATAATTAAATTTTTCTCCGCTTTGTTTTGTTCCATCTAATAAATCACCCGATTTTCTAAATTTTAAATCAAGCTCGGCTATTTTAAATCCATCAAGCGTTTTTGAAAATTCAATTAGTCTTTTATTGTTTTTATCGTGAGTGTATAAAAAGCAGTATCCTTTTTGTCCATATCTTCCGACTCTTCCTCTTAGCTGATGCAGTGTGGCAAGTCCGAGCCTTTCAGCTCCCACTATTACAATGGTGGTCAGTCTAGGCAGTGAAATTCCAACTTCAATAACGGTGGTTGTAATTAAAATATTTCCTTTTTCCCTGAATTCCACCAAAACATCTTCTTTGTTTTTGTCTTTTCCGTGGGTTATATATACTCCGTCAAAATATTTAAGCCAGAAATCTTTCCCTTCTTCTATGCTTTGATAATTAAAATTTTGAGACTCTTCTACTAAAGGATAAACTATTACAATTTGATTTCCAAGAGTTATTTCTTTTTGAATATGGGCTATTAAATCTTTAAAATCGCTTTTATCAATTATTCTGGTTTCAATATTTTTTTTAAAAGGCAGTTCTTTAATTAAACTGACATTTACAAAACTGCTGAGAATCAAAGCCTGGGTTCTTGGGATCGGTGTTGCGCTGAATTGAAAATAATGGGGTAAAATATTGCCGTTGCTTGTGAGTTTTTCAAGTTTTGCCCTCTGGTTTGTTCCAAACCTGTGCTGCTCATCTACCATTACGGCATTAAGTTTGGGTAAATTTTGATATAAAAGAGCGTGAGTTCCTATCAAAAGATCTGCATTTTTTAAATCTTCTTCTGTAAATTGACTTTTTTGTGTAACCAATACCACTTTAAATAATTTTCCATTTTCCATTCTCCATTTTCCATTTAAATATTTATTTGCTTCTTCGTAAATCTGATTGGCGAGTATTGAAGTCGGGGCCATAATGGCACTTTTTTTTGCCATAAAAGCAGTTGCAAGCATTATAATTGTTTTACCGCTTCCGACATCCCCTATAACAACCCTTCTGGCCTGCATGGGGTTTGATAGGTCATTTTTTATTTCATTTATTACTTTAATCTGGTCGTTTGTAAGGGTAAAAGGAAGAGAATTTATAAAAGGGGTTGGGTCTGATGTTATAGGATTTGCCGGAAAAGTCTTTTTTTTGTTCTGAAGCTTATATAAATATAAAAAAATTTCCGTCCATTTAAGTGCATAATTTATTTTTTTTTCGTCTATATCATCAGGAGAAAGTGGGAAATGCATTTTTATAAGCGTTTTTGCAATATTTTCAGGCAAAAGTTTTATGTTTTCATATGTTACATGTTTTTTTATTTCATTTTTTATTTTGGTAGATGAATAAACGGGAACTATTTCATTGATTCTACTTATAGGTTTTGGCTGGATTAACTGGTTGTTTCTAATTTCCCCTCTAATGAAGAGAGTTTTTCCTGTTTTAAATACAGCCTGATGCCATTTTTTAAAAACAAAAAACACTCCCCACATAATCTGGTTTATATTTTTTAAAAAAAATTTGATTCTGGTTGTTTTAGAGGATTTTTGAATATCAAGTATTTCAGCCTCAAAAGCTTGAGACCTGTTTAATATATAGGGATATAAATGATTGTCTTCCCAATCTTTAGGTTTTATAATGGCAAGTTCAATCGGTTTTAGATTATTCATTTGTAAGAATTGAAAAACTCAAATTTTTTATGTTTTGATATTTTTTTATGAAATTATTTACCTCATCAATGGATGTGTTTTTAATCAGATCAAGCTCTTTTTTGTAATAATCTTTTGGGAGTTCTAAATATATTTCATTAAATTTTTTAAGTAGTCTTTGTGCAAGAGTTTCATTTCTGAGCGGTTCGCTTCCAAGCAGGAATTTTTTTGCATCGCTAAGTTCTTCTTTTGTAATTCCTTTATCTATAAAATCATTGATAATATTTTTTAGGGTATTAATAGCATCTTCTGTATTTTCAAGTTTTGTCTGCATATATCCGCTAAGAAGTTTATGGGTTTTTTTGAAAGTATTAAATGCATATGCCGAATATGCATATCCTTTTTTTACTCTAATCTCTTCCATTATCCTGCTTCCAAATCCGCCGCTTCCTAAAATAAAAGTCGCTATTTTTGCCAGGTGCAGTTCGTTTTTATTGATATTAAAATCACTTGCAAAATAGATATAGCTTTGCTGCAGTTTCTTGGTTTCTTTGATATCTTTTTGTTTTGGATGGAAAAAAGGGTATTTTTCTTTTTTCCCTTTTGGCAGGATATTTAAAAATTTTTCGTATTCAAATTCTGCCCCGCCGTTTATTAAGATGGTATTTTGGGTGAGTTTTTCTGATATAAAGTTTTTTACATCGTATAAAGTGATATTTTCAATATCTTCACCTATTACAGGTAATGCAAGAGGAGTGTTTTCAAAAACGGCACGGTAGAGATTTTTATTTGCAATATAATCGTTGTTGTTTTTTAAATTTTCTTTTTTTGCAATTATCTCTTTTTTTGTTTTTTCAAAAGCCTCCTCGGTTAAATTTAAATTACTGAAAAGCTCCGTAAGTTTATCTATTGCTTTTTTTCTTTTTGAATTTAAACATTTAAGAGATACTGTAAAATATTCATGATTTACATTAAAATTAATATTTATCGCATCTTCTTCCAATTCATTAAAAAATCTTTCTTTTTTTTCTTTTGTCCCCCTGTTTATTATTTCTTTTGCAAAATTTGCAACTCCGTCAGGGGCAAATATGCTGCCGGCATTTAAAAAAACTATTTCTAAAAAACTTCTGCCAAGACTATCTTTTTCATAAATTAACATTTATATCCTTAATGTGGAATTTTTAGCAAAATTTTAGCAGAATTATTTAAAATAAATGCTTTT
This genomic stretch from Lebetimonas natsushimae harbors:
- a CDS encoding succinyldiaminopimelate transaminase, whose product is MFEKYPFEKLNELLENISHPNEVISLTIGEPQFETPEFIQKELCKNAKFLNKYAKTSGEEVLKKSQRDFVKRRFNVELDKDELIPTFGTREVLFNFPLFLRPSKTAFPNPFYQIYEGAAIAAGSKINYLELNEKNNFKPSLNQLDGDEDFIILNSPNNPTASVMSLDELCEWVEYALKKDVVVLNDECYSEIYTNNPPPSILEASIKIGNKNFKNVLAINSISKRSSAPGLRSGFIAGDKRILKDYLNFRTYTGCAIPLPLQYAAKLAWDDEKYPAIFREEYKKNFERAEKILGIEIPEATFYIWLKVGDDIDFTKEAYKRGVKVLPGRYMGRNGAGEGYVRIALVYDEEKTKKALNILKEIL
- the murC gene encoding UDP-N-acetylmuramate--L-alanine ligase, with the translated sequence MKLYFIGIGGIGLSALARWCKKKGFDVKGSDIHSTPLTQKLQNEGIEVFIPQKEENINGDIDLIVYTAVARENNPERVAAKKKGVKILSRREFLPFILNDKKVLSVCGAHGKSTTTAILASILPNANALIGAESKDFNSNAKFSNSELMVFEADESDGSFIDSNPYVAVVTNTEPEHMEFYNHDLELFYSHYEKFLKKAQIRVVNGNDEFIKKLDLPMKKVYLKDARNIRYELRNDLPKTIFEYRGYEFEVYGFGEHLVLDALLAIEAANEFISLNEIAKNIKNYKGIKKRFDILQQDDDFILIDDYGHHPTEIKATLSSAKKYAMLNGIDKITAIWQPHKYSRTVDNLQGFIECFEGVDELVILPVWSAGEEKVEIDFEKYFAKYKPIFADKIKADRKNIMLIRDDEIIKKINDGLIIGFGAGDITYQLRGNK
- a CDS encoding SIR2 family protein; this translates as MIYFYKGKNNILENNKKNTHNKNSDKEEDYKNIIHIIQKEFSKVLDVQNLSFLIGAGCSSFLNKNDEEIGVPTMQPMAKEFYSNLSNEDKNFIKNEIKININDEQLEKNLEKFLEILYAYKFLLDNQAQDIKKISNLINKTKEFIFNKCNIKSKEVIEIYKKFYRKLLYRDNNLTKTNIFTTNYDIFNEIALEQLGVIYTNGFTGFIERYFNPSTFNYAYAEQLDLNNKKWNVIDNFIYLYKLHGSITWIEDETTNALFKIKEIQKPQFQEENNYMIYPTPMKQNSSFGSPYSDLFREFQKKLMQNNNVLVTIGYSFSDEHINNLIYQALTIPTFRLIIIGNYKSKNINKLFNLDDSRIWIIGEENRLLSKLRKMKFDHFSKQLTFKDFDYQWTEFCKKSNEIPLHFFNKFIDEIMPDMEEEKIEEKIKQISKLFMGQ
- a CDS encoding ATP-binding protein, with protein sequence MYFDNKERVIGKVISINSEKFGVELLKGIKNFNINGFDDIHYFAQLNSYVVIPYQNFYIVCEVISIREKDENNYQTSKEQEINKILSNKYLDVYPLGTIKDNKFEFGVSVFPTLYSDVLYIKDEELDIIFNISSIEEEIDGNNTKLNSLSIGMSSVFKDYDIKINIDNFFGSHSAVLGNTGSGKSCTIASMLQQLFKKKNFSATGATFIIFDTNGEYKKAFEKLKTQNNDVDIYYTSLNDEKNPFYLPHHFMNIEEWELLLQASEKSQLPILRNALGFATLFEENNNENYKKKIKNHIIASCILEIYTSEPSPIAKYQKIKSLFNKAEFDNYDTIEGYNGQYGNFSDEKKEAEFLNVMKENLLNEEFKIPNYKEGVYFEFDKLSEYLELAILYEEANGNKQIRNYCAPLLTRTEIIQHREDFKFLKKENEKIEDYLLKFLGIVKMPIFKEFSQYIKKTQITIIDLNEVEDEIVEIISSVFTRIIFDFLKKQKDRNVFPINLILEEAHRYIAYDSKRTFLRASQIFDRVAKEGRKYGLFLMISSQRPSELSKTVLSQCNNFIVHRIQNPDDLLHIRQMTPHISDTILKKLPSIPTQHALIFGNAVNIPALFKVNEANPLPKSDNNEISKNWFVEKNKDYKFLFD
- the recG gene encoding ATP-dependent DNA helicase RecG: MNNLKPIELAIIKPKDWEDNHLYPYILNRSQAFEAEILDIQKSSKTTRIKFFLKNINQIMWGVFFVFKKWHQAVFKTGKTLFIRGEIRNNQLIQPKPISRINEIVPVYSSTKIKNEIKKHVTYENIKLLPENIAKTLIKMHFPLSPDDIDEKKINYALKWTEIFLYLYKLQNKKKTFPANPITSDPTPFINSLPFTLTNDQIKVINEIKNDLSNPMQARRVVIGDVGSGKTIIMLATAFMAKKSAIMAPTSILANQIYEEANKYLNGKWRMENGKLFKVVLVTQKSQFTEEDLKNADLLIGTHALLYQNLPKLNAVMVDEQHRFGTNQRAKLEKLTSNGNILPHYFQFSATPIPRTQALILSSFVNVSLIKELPFKKNIETRIIDKSDFKDLIAHIQKEITLGNQIVIVYPLVEESQNFNYQSIEEGKDFWLKYFDGVYITHGKDKNKEDVLVEFREKGNILITTTVIEVGISLPRLTTIVIVGAERLGLATLHQLRGRVGRYGQKGYCFLYTHDKNNKRLIEFSKTLDGFKIAELDLKFRKSGDLLDGTKQSGEKFNYFDETKDLKILEDVKRYLNQLIK
- a CDS encoding M16 family metallopeptidase, whose protein sequence is MLIYEKDSLGRSFLEIVFLNAGSIFAPDGVANFAKEIINRGTKEKKERFFNELEEDAININFNVNHEYFTVSLKCLNSKRKKAIDKLTELFSNLNLTEEAFEKTKKEIIAKKENLKNNNDYIANKNLYRAVFENTPLALPVIGEDIENITLYDVKNFISEKLTQNTILINGGAEFEYEKFLNILPKGKKEKYPFFHPKQKDIKETKKLQQSYIYFASDFNINKNELHLAKIATFILGSGGFGSRIMEEIRVKKGYAYSAYAFNTFKKTHKLLSGYMQTKLENTEDAINTLKNIINDFIDKGITKEELSDAKKFLLGSEPLRNETLAQRLLKKFNEIYLELPKDYYKKELDLIKNTSIDEVNNFIKKYQNIKNLSFSILTNE